A single region of the Gasterosteus aculeatus chromosome 1, fGasAcu3.hap1.1, whole genome shotgun sequence genome encodes:
- the nox4 gene encoding NADPH oxidase 4 isoform X6, producing the protein MCISRASASVLNLNCSLVLLPMCRSLLTFVRGTHAVSSRETRRLLDKSKTFHVACGVSICIFSVVHVSAHLVNVVNFSVSYSDDFPALNLARYKGEDPKLIILTTIPGVTGLFLVLILFLMFTSSSYCVRLFNYEIFWYTHNLFIVFYIILMVHMVGGALKYQTNIEAHPPGCLTANQSSTSQRREDEERRCGEEAHFQPHYPQTWLWVSGPLCLYCAERFYRYIRSSDPVTIVTVIRHPCDVVELRMLKKNFKARPGQYVVLNCPGVSSFENHPFTLTTCPTEKKETFGIHLRVVGDWTERFTQMLLPQPRMDLEILPMVQQRRYPKLYIDGPFGSPSEEVFNYDVSVCVAGGIGVTPFACVLHALLDGWTGFRLQRLYFVWVCRELQSFYWFSELLCALHHKLWQENRPDYFNLKLYVSQKDNLQSMSEEKYRPLTSRLLVGRPRWKLLFDEIGKTNKHKRVGVFCCGPKGISKTLHKLCNSARSSGTTFEFNKESFG; encoded by the exons ATGTGCATCAGCAGGGCGTCGGCGTCCGTTCTGAACCTGAACTGTAGCCTGGTGCTGCTGCCCATGTGTCGCTCCCTGCTCACCTTTGTCCGAGGGACGCACGCG GTATCGAGCAGAGAGACCCGCAGACTGCTGGACAAGAGCAAGACCTTCCATGTGGCGTGTGGGGTTTCCATATGTATCTTCTCGG TTGTGCACGTGTCTGCCCACCTGGTGAACGTAGTCAACTTCAGCGTGAGCTACTCAGACGACTTCCCTGCTCTCAATCTGGCTCGCTACAAAGGAGAG GACCCTAAGCTGATCATTCTGACCACAA TCCCAGGAGTCACAGGCCTCTTCTTggtcctcatcctcttcctgaTGTTCACATCCTCCTCCTACTGCGTACG GTTGTTCAACTATGAGATCTTCTggtacacacacaacctctTCATTGTTTTCTACATCATCCTCATGGTGCACATGGTCGG aGGAGCCCTGAAGTATCAGACCAACATCGAGGCCCACCCTCCCGGCTGcctcacagccaatcagagcagcaCAAGCCAGCGGCGTGAGGATGAAGAGAGGCGATGTGGAGAGGAAGCTCACTTCCAGCCACACTACCcccag ACGTGGCTGTGGGTGTCCGGTCCGCTCTGTCTCTACTGCGCCGAGCGCTTCTACCGCTACATCCGCAGCAGCGACCCTGTCACCATAGTGACGGTCATCAGGCACCCTTGCGATGTGGTCGAGTTGCGCATGCTTAAGAAGAATTTCAAAGCTCGTCCCGGTCAG tATGTTGTTCTTAACTGTCCAGGTGTCTCTTCATTTGAGAACCATCCCTTCACGCTCACTACG TGTCCCACAGAGAAAAAGGAAACCTTTGGCATCCATCTTCGAGTTGTGGGAGACTGGACTG AGCGGTTCACACAGATGTTACTTCCTCAGCCAAGGATGGATTTGGAGATCCTTCCCATGGTGCAACAGAGGAGATATCCCAa GCTTTACATTGATGGTCCCTTTGGAAGTCCATCAGAGGAAGTGTTCAACTACGACgtcagtgtttgtgttgccGGTGGAATCGGAGTAACGCCGTTCGCCTGCGTGCTGCATGCTTTACT GGACGGCTGGACGGGCTTCAGGTTGCAGAGGTTGTACTTTGTGTGGGTCTGCAGGGAGCTCCAGTCCTTCTACTGGTTCTCTGAACTGCTGTGTGCTCTCCATCACAAG CTTTGGCAGGAAAACAGACCAGACTACTTCAACCTGAAACTTTACGTCAGTCAGAAAGACAATCTGCAG AGCATGTCTGAGGAGAAGTACCGTCCACTCACCTCAAGGCTCCTGGTCGGTCGACCCAGGTGGAAGTTACTGTTTGATGAGATCGGGAAGACCAACAAGCA TAAGCGAGTCGGGGTTTTCTGCTGTGGACCAAAGGGAATCTCCAAGACGCTCCACAAACTGTGCAACTCGGCCCGATCCTCTGGAACAACCTTTGAATTCAACAAGGAGTCCTTCGGCTGA
- the nox4 gene encoding NADPH oxidase 4 isoform X8, which produces MCISRASASVLNLNCSLVLLPMCRSLLTFVRGTHAVSSRETRRLLDKSKTFHVACGVSICIFSVVHVSAHLVNVVNFSVSYSDDFPALNLARYKGEDPKLIILTTIPGVTGLFLVLILFLMFTSSSYCVRLFNYEIFWYTHNLFIVFYIILMVHMVGGALKYQTNIEAHPPGCLTANQSSTSQRREDEERRCGEEAHFQPHYPQTWLWVSGPLCLYCAERFYRYIRSSDPVTIVTVIRHPCDVVELRMLKKNFKARPGQYVVLNCPGVSSFENHPFTLTTCPTEKKETFGIHLRVVGDWTERFTQMLLPQPRMDLEILPMVQQRRYPKLYIDGPFGSPSEEVFNYDVSVCVAGGIGVTPFACVLHALLDGWTGFRLQRLYFVWVCRELQSFYWFSELLCALHHKLWQENRPDYFNLKLYVSQKDNLQSMSEEKYRPLTSRLLVGRPRWKLLFDEIGKTNKHWISLSLSLSLVSVSESGFSAVDQRESPRRSTNCATRPDPLEQPLNSTRSPSADRTAAPHRRRAAALPFYRVRNPSEECI; this is translated from the exons ATGTGCATCAGCAGGGCGTCGGCGTCCGTTCTGAACCTGAACTGTAGCCTGGTGCTGCTGCCCATGTGTCGCTCCCTGCTCACCTTTGTCCGAGGGACGCACGCG GTATCGAGCAGAGAGACCCGCAGACTGCTGGACAAGAGCAAGACCTTCCATGTGGCGTGTGGGGTTTCCATATGTATCTTCTCGG TTGTGCACGTGTCTGCCCACCTGGTGAACGTAGTCAACTTCAGCGTGAGCTACTCAGACGACTTCCCTGCTCTCAATCTGGCTCGCTACAAAGGAGAG GACCCTAAGCTGATCATTCTGACCACAA TCCCAGGAGTCACAGGCCTCTTCTTggtcctcatcctcttcctgaTGTTCACATCCTCCTCCTACTGCGTACG GTTGTTCAACTATGAGATCTTCTggtacacacacaacctctTCATTGTTTTCTACATCATCCTCATGGTGCACATGGTCGG aGGAGCCCTGAAGTATCAGACCAACATCGAGGCCCACCCTCCCGGCTGcctcacagccaatcagagcagcaCAAGCCAGCGGCGTGAGGATGAAGAGAGGCGATGTGGAGAGGAAGCTCACTTCCAGCCACACTACCcccag ACGTGGCTGTGGGTGTCCGGTCCGCTCTGTCTCTACTGCGCCGAGCGCTTCTACCGCTACATCCGCAGCAGCGACCCTGTCACCATAGTGACGGTCATCAGGCACCCTTGCGATGTGGTCGAGTTGCGCATGCTTAAGAAGAATTTCAAAGCTCGTCCCGGTCAG tATGTTGTTCTTAACTGTCCAGGTGTCTCTTCATTTGAGAACCATCCCTTCACGCTCACTACG TGTCCCACAGAGAAAAAGGAAACCTTTGGCATCCATCTTCGAGTTGTGGGAGACTGGACTG AGCGGTTCACACAGATGTTACTTCCTCAGCCAAGGATGGATTTGGAGATCCTTCCCATGGTGCAACAGAGGAGATATCCCAa GCTTTACATTGATGGTCCCTTTGGAAGTCCATCAGAGGAAGTGTTCAACTACGACgtcagtgtttgtgttgccGGTGGAATCGGAGTAACGCCGTTCGCCTGCGTGCTGCATGCTTTACT GGACGGCTGGACGGGCTTCAGGTTGCAGAGGTTGTACTTTGTGTGGGTCTGCAGGGAGCTCCAGTCCTTCTACTGGTTCTCTGAACTGCTGTGTGCTCTCCATCACAAG CTTTGGCAGGAAAACAGACCAGACTACTTCAACCTGAAACTTTACGTCAGTCAGAAAGACAATCTGCAG AGCATGTCTGAGGAGAAGTACCGTCCACTCACCTCAAGGCTCCTGGTCGGTCGACCCAGGTGGAAGTTACTGTTTGATGAGATCGGGAAGACCAACAAGCA CTggatctctctgtctctctctctctctctggtttcaGTAAGCGAGTCGGGGTTTTCTGCTGTGGACCAAAGGGAATCTCCAAGACGCTCCACAAACTGTGCAACTCGGCCCGATCCTCTGGAACAACCTTTGAATTCAACAAGGAGTCCTTCGGCTGATCGAACAGCTGCTCCTCACcgaagaagagcagcagctcTGCCGTTTTACAGAGTACGAAACCCCTCAGAAGAATGTATATAG